Proteins encoded within one genomic window of Abditibacteriota bacterium:
- a CDS encoding cation-translocating P-type ATPase has product MNEELKGLSPEEVEASRQKYGTNRIETAPSKTFLQAVWETIKGDAMIDILLVAFILETVFAFLRLVEFYEPIGIFVAVVLAVLLGTLSEYSAENQFRRLQNRASKIEVKVLRGGELQEISVDDIVRGDMVVLQSGDKVPADGYLADGCLSADLAALNGENEPCEKRTFEGSINWERSWDSNEYDVEGSVLLNPYKLHRGSVVCDGAGVMVVHRIARETLMGSTADALAGEEKSPLNVKLEKLAGFIAKYGYVLAIAIALIYMAATIFDFCQDTELPVSSYFSAVNGGHVVADLVKACILAVTIVVVAVPEGLPLMTMLVLSLNMKKLLSSNVLVRKLAGIETAGSLNVLYSDKTGTITRGRLEVISFFDGQGRDYMLFEDIPHSLRDLLTLSINSNTSSQVSEDGEGEVKVIGGNLTEKALALWAWRQKVDFPVEKKAAILFNSSYKFSAQEVTIADGRDLVLLKGAPEVLSSCPWYFDGDANRQPLTQEMQRELKRKIDNLASRQVRVIAVAICPDKPAALTCEDILREDLALLGYVAIRDEIRPAAITAVKELTDAGVQVVMITGDRRETAQAIASECGILTGGEDVVLTSNELNAMSDDEVKAVIPRLRVVARALPQDKYRLMVLTQQLGLVAAMTGDGVNDAPALTRADVGFGVGSGTETAKEASDIVILDDNILSIAKAVLYGRTIFNSIRRFIVFQLTVNVSAVLINLICPILTPFVSESMEKIISSPLTVTQMLWVNLVMDTLAAIAFGTEPALRRYMKRKPVPRNENIITRKMGASILFGGLYLTLVSMVFLGTGFARRLIFGSAGATGDQLLTAYFTFYIFTILFNMFNARTEGMKIFSHIGENVSFICVFLGICVIQLCMTYWGGHIFRCFGLSFSQLAVTLCLSALIIPADLLRKWLTGNRD; this is encoded by the coding sequence ATGAACGAAGAGCTGAAGGGCCTCTCACCCGAAGAAGTAGAGGCTTCCCGCCAAAAATACGGCACCAACAGGATAGAGACCGCTCCCTCCAAGACCTTTTTGCAGGCAGTGTGGGAGACCATCAAGGGCGACGCCATGATAGACATACTGCTGGTGGCGTTCATACTGGAGACGGTGTTTGCCTTCCTCAGGCTGGTGGAATTCTACGAGCCCATAGGCATTTTTGTGGCCGTGGTGTTGGCGGTGCTGCTGGGCACCCTGTCCGAATACAGCGCCGAAAACCAGTTCCGCCGGCTCCAGAACCGGGCCTCCAAGATAGAAGTCAAGGTGCTCCGGGGCGGCGAGCTGCAGGAGATATCCGTGGACGACATAGTCCGGGGGGATATGGTGGTGCTGCAGTCCGGAGACAAGGTGCCCGCCGACGGCTATCTGGCCGACGGCTGCCTCTCCGCGGACCTGGCGGCCCTGAACGGGGAAAACGAGCCCTGCGAAAAGAGGACCTTTGAGGGCAGCATCAACTGGGAGCGCAGCTGGGACAGCAACGAATACGACGTGGAGGGCAGCGTGCTCCTGAACCCCTACAAGCTGCACCGGGGCTCGGTGGTGTGCGACGGCGCCGGGGTCATGGTGGTCCACAGGATCGCCCGGGAGACCCTGATGGGCTCCACCGCGGACGCCCTGGCGGGAGAGGAAAAGAGCCCTCTCAACGTAAAGCTGGAAAAGCTGGCCGGCTTCATAGCCAAATACGGCTACGTGCTGGCCATAGCCATAGCCCTCATATACATGGCGGCCACCATATTTGATTTTTGTCAGGACACGGAGCTGCCCGTGTCCTCCTACTTCTCCGCGGTGAACGGCGGCCACGTGGTGGCGGACCTGGTCAAGGCCTGCATCCTGGCCGTGACCATAGTGGTGGTGGCCGTGCCCGAGGGACTGCCTCTCATGACCATGCTGGTCCTGTCCCTCAACATGAAAAAGCTCCTCTCCTCCAACGTGCTGGTGCGGAAGCTGGCCGGCATCGAGACCGCCGGCTCCCTGAACGTGCTCTACTCCGACAAGACGGGCACCATCACCAGAGGGCGGCTGGAGGTCATCAGCTTCTTCGACGGGCAGGGCAGGGACTACATGCTGTTTGAGGACATACCCCACAGCCTGCGGGACCTGCTGACCCTCAGCATCAACTCCAACACCTCCTCCCAGGTCTCCGAGGACGGAGAGGGAGAGGTGAAGGTCATAGGCGGCAATCTCACCGAGAAGGCCCTGGCCCTGTGGGCCTGGCGGCAAAAGGTGGATTTTCCCGTGGAAAAGAAGGCCGCCATCCTCTTCAACTCCTCCTACAAGTTTTCGGCCCAGGAGGTCACCATAGCCGACGGCAGGGACCTGGTGCTCCTGAAGGGGGCCCCCGAGGTGCTGTCCTCCTGCCCCTGGTATTTTGACGGAGACGCCAACCGGCAGCCCCTCACACAGGAGATGCAGCGGGAGCTGAAGAGAAAGATAGACAATCTGGCCTCCCGCCAGGTGCGGGTCATCGCCGTGGCCATCTGCCCCGACAAGCCCGCCGCCCTGACCTGCGAGGACATTCTCCGGGAGGATCTGGCGCTGCTGGGCTACGTGGCCATCAGAGACGAGATCCGTCCCGCCGCCATCACCGCCGTGAAGGAGCTCACCGACGCGGGGGTGCAGGTGGTCATGATCACCGGCGACCGCCGGGAGACCGCCCAGGCCATAGCCTCCGAATGCGGCATACTCACCGGCGGCGAGGACGTGGTGCTGACCTCCAACGAGCTGAACGCCATGTCCGACGACGAGGTGAAGGCAGTCATACCCCGCCTGCGGGTGGTGGCCCGGGCCCTGCCTCAGGACAAATACAGGCTCATGGTCCTCACCCAGCAGCTGGGGCTGGTGGCCGCCATGACCGGCGACGGAGTCAACGACGCCCCGGCCCTCACCAGAGCCGACGTGGGCTTTGGCGTGGGCAGCGGCACGGAGACGGCCAAGGAGGCCTCGGATATAGTCATCCTGGATGACAACATCCTCTCCATAGCCAAGGCCGTGCTGTACGGCAGGACCATATTCAACTCCATCAGGCGCTTTATAGTGTTTCAGCTGACGGTAAACGTGTCCGCGGTGCTCATCAATCTCATCTGTCCCATCCTGACGCCCTTTGTCAGCGAGAGCATGGAAAAGATCATTTCCTCGCCTCTCACCGTGACCCAGATGCTGTGGGTGAACCTGGTCATGGACACCCTGGCCGCCATAGCCTTTGGCACCGAGCCGGCTCTCCGGCGCTACATGAAGCGCAAGCCCGTGCCCCGCAACGAGAACATCATCACCCGGAAGATGGGCGCCTCCATCCTGTTCGGAGGCCTCTATCTCACCCTGGTCAGCATGGTGTTTCTGGGGACCGGCTTTGCCCGGAGGCTCATCTTCGGCTCCGCCGGAGCCACCGGCGACCAGCTGCTCACGGCCTACTTTACCTTTTATATCTTTACCATACTGTTCAACATGTTCAACGCCAGGACCGAAGGCATGAAGATATTCAGCCATATAGGCGAAAACGTCAGCTTTATCTGCGTGTTCCTGGGCATATGCGTCATACAGCTGTGTATGACCTATTGGGGCGGACACATATTCCGCTGCTTCGGCCTCAGCTTTTCCCAGCTGGCCGTGACCCTTTGCCTCTCGGCCCTCATCATCCCGGCTGACCTGCTGCGGAAGTGGCTGACGGGCAACAGAGACTGA
- a CDS encoding prolyl oligopeptidase family serine peptidase, producing the protein MKTIPEQIICADNMRSFCYTNAHLVTRARGILLTLHGRGDPGTLSDSPWAELLAEKGIVQIFPYYDPWAWLNRSAVNLCDALIGVICSRFGLGEEPLLVCEGGSMGGLSALLYPIVGRYKPAAAAANCPACDLVYHYSARPDLPRYFVCAYGGGEETDVEAVMKAHSPMHRLEELPDIPILLVHGLADPMIAAGPNSETFARRVNERGGRAVYIPVEGMGHCNMPEETAKKYNDFILSFFA; encoded by the coding sequence ATGAAGACCATACCCGAGCAGATCATCTGCGCCGACAATATGAGAAGTTTTTGCTACACCAACGCCCATCTGGTGACCCGGGCCCGGGGCATCCTGCTCACCCTCCACGGCAGAGGGGACCCCGGCACCCTGTCGGACTCTCCCTGGGCGGAGCTGCTGGCCGAAAAGGGGATAGTGCAGATATTCCCCTACTACGACCCCTGGGCCTGGCTGAACAGGAGCGCCGTCAACCTGTGCGACGCCCTCATAGGCGTGATATGCAGCCGCTTTGGGCTGGGAGAGGAGCCCCTGCTGGTGTGCGAGGGCGGCAGCATGGGGGGCCTGTCGGCCCTGCTCTACCCCATTGTGGGACGCTACAAGCCGGCGGCGGCCGCGGCCAATTGCCCCGCCTGCGACCTGGTGTATCACTACTCCGCGCGGCCGGACCTGCCCCGCTACTTCGTGTGCGCCTACGGCGGCGGGGAGGAGACCGACGTGGAGGCGGTCATGAAGGCCCACTCGCCCATGCACCGGCTGGAGGAGCTGCCGGACATACCCATACTGCTGGTCCACGGCCTGGCAGACCCCATGATAGCCGCCGGGCCCAACTCGGAGACCTTTGCCCGACGGGTCAACGAAAGAGGCGGCAGGGCCGTTTATATACCCGTGGAGGGCATGGGCCACTGCAACATGCCCGAAGAAACGGCGAAGAAATACAACGACTTTATACTGTCGTTTTTTGCGTAG
- the gatB gene encoding Asp-tRNA(Asn)/Glu-tRNA(Gln) amidotransferase subunit GatB: protein MKYNAVIGMEVHVELATRSKMFCGCKVDFGGEPNTRCCPVCTGMPGSLPSVNRRAVEFMLKAALALNCKINYENYFHRKNYYYPDLPKNFQTTQYDSPIGYNGYLEINSGGRIKKIAILRVHMEEDTGKLLHIEGGKSLVDYNRSGTPLMEIVTQVPAPEGYDIIENAEEAREYVQRLRQLLVYLKISDCRMEEGSMRCEPNISVRPEGSDKLGTKTELKNLNSFRVVHLATDYEIKRQIACLEEGEKIVQETRRWDDARDETTIMRTKESAQEYRYFPEPDLVPIRLSHEYVEEVRAQIPELPIPKRDRFVKDYSLPLTDAEVLVDDPDLADFFDRTARLAANPKAAANWILTELLKLVNESGRPLAECGIRPEDVNKVLELMDSGKINRNAAKQVFGEMFATGKAAEAIIKEKGLEQVSDTSSIEECVDRILAANPKEVDRFRAGETKLMGFFTGQVMREMKGKANPAVVGKILKEKLG from the coding sequence ATGAAATACAATGCTGTGATAGGAATGGAGGTCCACGTGGAGCTGGCCACCCGTTCCAAGATGTTCTGCGGCTGCAAGGTGGATTTCGGCGGAGAGCCCAACACCCGGTGCTGCCCCGTGTGCACGGGCATGCCCGGCTCCCTGCCTTCCGTCAACAGGAGGGCCGTGGAGTTCATGCTGAAGGCCGCCCTGGCCCTGAACTGCAAGATCAACTACGAGAATTATTTTCACCGGAAAAATTATTACTATCCCGACCTGCCCAAGAACTTCCAGACCACCCAGTATGACAGCCCCATAGGCTACAACGGGTATCTGGAGATCAATTCCGGCGGCCGCATCAAGAAGATAGCCATTCTCAGGGTGCACATGGAGGAGGACACGGGCAAGCTGCTCCACATAGAGGGCGGCAAGTCCCTGGTGGACTACAACCGCTCCGGCACTCCCCTTATGGAGATAGTCACCCAGGTCCCGGCCCCCGAGGGCTATGACATCATCGAAAACGCCGAGGAAGCCCGGGAATACGTGCAGAGGCTCCGGCAGCTGCTGGTCTATCTGAAGATCTCCGACTGCCGCATGGAGGAGGGCTCCATGCGCTGCGAGCCCAATATATCCGTGAGGCCCGAGGGCTCCGACAAGCTGGGCACCAAGACAGAGCTGAAGAACCTCAATTCCTTCCGGGTGGTGCATCTGGCCACCGACTACGAGATCAAGCGCCAGATAGCCTGTCTGGAGGAAGGGGAAAAGATAGTGCAGGAGACCCGCCGCTGGGACGACGCCCGGGACGAGACCACCATCATGCGCACCAAGGAATCCGCCCAGGAATACCGCTATTTCCCCGAGCCGGATCTGGTGCCCATCAGGCTTTCACACGAATACGTGGAGGAGGTCCGGGCTCAGATACCCGAGCTGCCCATCCCCAAGCGGGACCGCTTCGTGAAGGACTACTCCCTGCCCCTCACCGACGCCGAGGTGCTGGTGGACGACCCGGACCTGGCGGACTTCTTTGACCGCACGGCCCGTCTGGCCGCCAACCCCAAGGCTGCCGCCAACTGGATCCTGACCGAGCTGCTGAAGCTGGTGAACGAGTCCGGCAGGCCTCTGGCGGAATGCGGCATCCGGCCCGAGGACGTGAACAAGGTGCTGGAGCTCATGGACTCCGGCAAGATCAACCGCAACGCCGCCAAGCAGGTCTTCGGCGAGATGTTCGCCACCGGCAAGGCTGCCGAGGCCATCATCAAAGAGAAGGGCCTGGAGCAGGTGTCCGACACCTCCAGCATAGAGGAATGCGTGGACAGGATACTGGCCGCCAACCCTAAGGAGGTGGACCGGTTCAGAGCCGGCGAGACCAAGCTCATGGGCTTCTTCACCGGCCAGGTCATGAGAGAGATGAAGGGCAAGGCCAACCCCGCCGTGGTGGGGAAGATACTGAAGGAAAAGCTGGGCTGA
- a CDS encoding tetratricopeptide repeat protein, translating into MKKLAAAVCLLILAAAAWGQASGRAALGYVYSIGVTRTTLSNGVVVGGGEYVICPTIAVYENYDADHGCVNDRPVFLSAFTGKAYECKTVFADKETMLALLKLPEKLPCNMQIGSSKDIGRIGIATVGEMYHMRTLRSRYSATVTGIDRVKKGDEFFPEFVSFKTSYGSLVEVGSVKSIFLTNLSRSDNAPLGSMVTSGKALVGVFNSIYAISDLYKEMNHGRVILSMYALKETEARGMDFDNAATAGDDEQTRLEEFELFDIVFNMLETGSYGSALEILDIITKKAPDSYMAWQLKGRCLYETGSDADAKAAFEKAVELQPDDVLSRIRLAQLLTDEKERTSALEALARKYSDDVRCWNALFDEYYFAGDEKKAAEAARNAFKLSSDNPVVLLNSLKSVALSGRKKEAAAVGEALLQYMPDMVPLLDAMSNIYLDLGEYDKAIDAVSRMLDMDPDNYLIYSYYGEILLAKGEKEDARAYFTTAKEKLPKGVDGAFLDRWLEQCQ; encoded by the coding sequence ATGAAAAAACTTGCTGCGGCGGTCTGCCTGCTGATACTGGCGGCGGCTGCCTGGGGACAGGCCTCCGGCCGCGCGGCCCTGGGCTACGTGTACAGCATAGGAGTCACCCGCACCACTCTGTCCAACGGCGTGGTGGTGGGAGGGGGCGAATACGTGATCTGCCCCACCATCGCGGTGTATGAGAATTATGACGCGGACCACGGCTGCGTCAACGACAGGCCCGTGTTTTTGTCCGCGTTCACAGGCAAGGCCTACGAATGCAAGACCGTGTTTGCCGACAAGGAGACCATGCTGGCCCTGCTGAAGCTGCCCGAAAAGCTGCCCTGCAATATGCAGATAGGCAGCAGCAAGGACATAGGCCGCATAGGCATAGCCACCGTGGGCGAAATGTACCACATGAGGACCCTCAGGAGCCGCTATTCCGCCACGGTCACCGGCATCGACCGGGTCAAAAAGGGCGACGAATTCTTCCCCGAATTCGTCAGCTTCAAGACCTCCTACGGCTCGCTGGTGGAGGTGGGCAGCGTGAAGAGCATATTCCTGACCAACCTGTCCCGCAGCGACAACGCCCCTCTGGGCAGCATGGTCACCTCCGGCAAGGCTTTGGTGGGCGTCTTCAACAGCATCTACGCCATCTCCGACCTCTACAAGGAGATGAACCACGGCCGGGTCATACTCAGCATGTACGCCCTCAAGGAGACGGAGGCGAGAGGCATGGACTTTGACAACGCCGCCACCGCCGGAGACGACGAGCAGACCAGGCTGGAGGAATTTGAGCTCTTTGACATAGTGTTCAACATGCTGGAGACCGGCTCCTACGGCAGCGCCCTGGAGATACTGGATATCATCACCAAAAAGGCGCCCGACAGCTATATGGCCTGGCAACTGAAGGGCAGATGCCTCTACGAGACCGGCAGCGACGCCGACGCCAAGGCCGCCTTTGAAAAGGCGGTGGAGCTGCAGCCCGACGACGTGCTGAGCCGCATCAGGCTGGCCCAGCTGCTCACAGACGAAAAAGAAAGGACCTCCGCCCTGGAGGCCCTGGCCCGCAAATACAGCGACGACGTGCGCTGCTGGAACGCCCTCTTTGACGAATACTACTTCGCCGGCGACGAAAAAAAGGCCGCCGAAGCCGCCCGCAACGCCTTCAAGCTGTCCTCGGACAACCCGGTGGTGCTCCTCAACAGCCTCAAGTCGGTGGCCCTCTCCGGCCGCAAAAAGGAAGCGGCCGCCGTGGGAGAAGCCCTGCTGCAGTATATGCCCGATATGGTCCCCCTGCTGGACGCCATGTCCAACATATATCTGGACCTGGGAGAGTATGACAAGGCCATCGACGCAGTCAGCAGGATGCTGGACATGGACCCCGACAACTATCTCATCTATTCCTACTACGGCGAGATACTCCTGGCCAAGGGAGAAAAGGAAGACGCCCGGGCCTACTTTACCACTGCCAAAGAAAAGCTGCCCAAGGGCGTGGACGGAGCCTTTCTCGACCGCTGGCTGGAGCAGTGCCAATAG
- the gatC gene encoding Asp-tRNA(Asn)/Glu-tRNA(Gln) amidotransferase subunit GatC, which yields MLTKEDIAAIAHLSRLEMGDDAEKLTEQINKLLDNFQSLQALDTDSVKPTSHAVPMYNVFREDEVRPSLSPEEVVQNGSDTQDLCFVVPRIVDTD from the coding sequence GTGCTTACCAAGGAAGATATAGCCGCCATAGCCCACCTTTCCAGGCTGGAAATGGGGGACGACGCGGAAAAGCTCACCGAGCAGATCAACAAGCTGCTGGACAACTTTCAGAGCCTGCAGGCCCTGGACACCGACAGCGTGAAGCCCACCAGCCACGCCGTGCCCATGTACAACGTGTTCAGGGAGGACGAGGTCCGTCCCTCTCTCAGCCCCGAGGAAGTGGTGCAGAACGGCTCCGACACCCAGGACCTGTGCTTTGTGGTCCCCAGGATAGTTGACACGGATTAG
- the gatA gene encoding Asp-tRNA(Asn)/Glu-tRNA(Gln) amidotransferase subunit GatA has translation MNNEFYTLTAHEIAGFIRSRQASAEEIAESFAGRIAATEDRVRAYISLTCDAMLEQAKAVDRDLAAGKELPPLAGVPCAVKDNMSTAGVLTTAASRILADYVPVYNATAVQKLFDGRVLMTGKANLDEFAMGSSCENSAFFPTRNPWDLSRVPGGSSGGSAAAVAADECAFALGSDTGGSIRQPASFCGIVGLKPTYGRVSRYGLLAFASSLDQIGPMTKDVTDAALVLNAICGRDVMDTTSLPAPVPDFTAALTGDVRGMKIAVPGEFMGKGIAEETRRAVSEAMERFRALGATVDMVSMPNVEYGLPVYYIIAPAECSSNLARYDGVKYGHRSDKSVDTFSMYKKSRTEGFGPEVKQRIMIGTYALSAGYYDAYYLKAQKVRTLVKEDFDRVFADYDVIISPTSPDTAFGIGEQTDDPYTMKLADICTIPANLAGIPAMSLPCGFDSRQLPIGLQIMAPALGEETMLKAAYAFEQTTDFRKKPAL, from the coding sequence ATGAACAACGAATTCTATACTCTCACGGCTCACGAGATAGCCGGGTTCATCAGGTCGCGGCAGGCTTCCGCCGAGGAAATAGCGGAGAGCTTTGCCGGCCGCATCGCCGCCACAGAAGACAGGGTCAGGGCCTACATCTCCCTGACCTGCGACGCCATGCTGGAGCAGGCGAAGGCTGTGGACAGGGACCTGGCCGCGGGCAAAGAGCTGCCCCCCCTGGCCGGGGTGCCCTGCGCCGTCAAGGACAACATGTCCACCGCCGGCGTCCTCACCACCGCCGCCTCCAGGATACTGGCGGACTACGTGCCTGTGTACAACGCCACCGCCGTCCAAAAGCTCTTTGACGGCCGGGTGCTCATGACGGGCAAGGCCAATCTGGACGAGTTTGCCATGGGCTCCTCCTGTGAAAACAGCGCCTTTTTCCCCACCCGCAACCCCTGGGACCTGTCCCGGGTCCCCGGCGGCTCCAGCGGCGGCAGCGCCGCCGCCGTGGCGGCGGATGAGTGCGCCTTTGCCCTGGGCTCCGACACCGGCGGCTCCATACGCCAGCCCGCTTCCTTCTGCGGCATAGTGGGCCTGAAGCCCACCTACGGCAGAGTGTCCCGCTACGGCCTCCTGGCCTTTGCCTCTTCCCTGGACCAGATAGGCCCCATGACCAAGGACGTCACCGACGCTGCCCTGGTCCTCAACGCCATCTGCGGCCGGGACGTGATGGACACCACCTCCCTGCCCGCCCCTGTGCCCGACTTCACCGCGGCCCTCACCGGAGACGTGCGGGGCATGAAGATAGCCGTGCCCGGGGAATTCATGGGCAAGGGCATAGCCGAAGAGACACGCCGGGCCGTCAGCGAAGCCATGGAACGCTTCCGGGCTCTGGGAGCCACCGTGGACATGGTGTCCATGCCCAACGTGGAATACGGCCTGCCCGTCTATTACATCATCGCTCCCGCCGAGTGTTCCTCCAACCTGGCCCGCTACGACGGAGTGAAATACGGGCACAGGTCCGACAAGTCCGTGGACACCTTCAGCATGTACAAAAAATCCCGCACCGAGGGCTTCGGCCCCGAGGTGAAGCAGAGGATCATGATAGGCACCTACGCCCTGTCCGCAGGCTACTACGACGCCTACTATCTCAAGGCCCAGAAGGTGCGCACCCTGGTCAAGGAGGACTTTGACCGGGTCTTCGCCGATTATGACGTCATCATATCGCCCACCTCTCCCGACACCGCCTTCGGCATAGGGGAGCAGACGGACGATCCCTACACCATGAAGCTGGCGGACATCTGCACCATCCCCGCCAACCTGGCGGGCATCCCCGCCATGAGCCTGCCCTGCGGCTTTGACAGCCGCCAGCTGCCCATAGGCCTGCAGATCATGGCTCCCGCTCTGGGAGAAGAGACCATGCTGAAGGCTGCCTACGCCTTCGAGCAGACCACGGATTTCCGGAAAAAGCCGGCGTTATAG
- the lepB gene encoding signal peptidase I, with translation MDVLSQSFGRLAPVAVFVYSVALLAAGILARKKSRFVSAACCIVSVILILSFGIVRPFLVESYYINTASMAPGVRPGTVVFCDKLYYRFAPIKRQQTVMVKVPRYGEPYFEPVTLKGKLREFFLGLDTRDVFLKRVIALPGEQLQILGPTLFVDGKKADPDRVMTGLGYPQLVRYRVSENGIFTDPGAFVISAEGLSSLLGKKAEIRQGIYVDGALLSEPYARLAGAYTDYPDTRVAWWRMMLPRDIAAAVTETDVGTVINVPPGYLFVLGDNRQNSEDSRDFGFIRLEDVVGRQKGGVFLGTAFDKGAETEW, from the coding sequence ATGGACGTGTTATCACAGAGCTTCGGGCGTCTGGCTCCCGTAGCTGTATTTGTATATTCGGTGGCGCTGCTGGCAGCGGGCATACTGGCCCGCAAAAAGAGCCGGTTCGTCAGCGCCGCCTGCTGCATAGTGAGCGTGATACTCATCCTGTCCTTTGGCATAGTGAGGCCCTTTTTGGTGGAGAGCTACTACATCAACACCGCTTCCATGGCCCCGGGCGTCCGGCCCGGCACGGTGGTGTTTTGCGACAAGCTCTACTACCGCTTTGCCCCCATCAAACGGCAGCAGACCGTGATGGTCAAGGTGCCGCGTTACGGCGAGCCCTACTTTGAGCCCGTCACCCTGAAGGGAAAGCTCAGGGAGTTTTTCCTGGGACTGGACACCAGAGACGTGTTTTTGAAAAGGGTCATTGCCCTTCCCGGCGAACAGCTGCAGATCCTGGGGCCCACCCTCTTTGTGGACGGCAAAAAGGCCGATCCCGACCGGGTGATGACCGGGCTGGGCTACCCTCAGCTTGTCCGCTACCGGGTGTCCGAAAATGGCATCTTCACAGACCCCGGCGCTTTCGTCATCTCCGCCGAGGGGCTCTCCTCGCTGCTGGGAAAAAAGGCTGAGATACGCCAGGGGATATACGTGGACGGCGCGCTGCTGTCCGAGCCCTACGCCCGGCTGGCCGGCGCCTACACCGACTATCCCGACACCCGGGTCGCCTGGTGGCGCATGATGCTCCCCCGGGATATTGCCGCCGCCGTCACCGAGACCGACGTGGGCACCGTCATCAACGTGCCCCCCGGCTATCTCTTTGTCCTGGGGGACAACCGGCAAAACTCCGAGGACTCCAGAGACTTTGGCTTTATCCGCCTGGAGGACGTGGTGGGCAGGCAGAAGGGCGGCGTGTTCCTGGGCACCGCCTTTGACAAAGGAGCAGAAACCGAGTGGTAG
- a CDS encoding zinc-ribbon domain-containing protein — translation MKRCPQCAAPNPDNAKRCFKCRTDLAGVEISAPAEPVTEEQRRAEFALIMAGFFARAKNAAVAMTRRREVMVLILIVIGVCGIMPSLKGGFGVKLAVCAGGLLFWYCYSLGERLAGTLELMRRERLVAFLTKKEDSDDLER, via the coding sequence ATGAAAAGATGCCCCCAGTGCGCAGCCCCCAACCCCGACAATGCCAAGCGCTGCTTCAAGTGCAGGACCGACCTGGCGGGAGTAGAGATATCCGCCCCGGCGGAGCCGGTGACCGAGGAGCAGAGAAGGGCCGAATTTGCCCTGATCATGGCGGGCTTTTTTGCCCGGGCGAAAAACGCGGCCGTCGCCATGACCCGGCGGCGGGAGGTGATGGTGCTCATACTCATAGTCATAGGCGTCTGCGGGATCATGCCCTCCCTGAAGGGCGGCTTTGGAGTGAAGCTGGCGGTGTGCGCCGGCGGACTGCTCTTCTGGTACTGCTACTCTCTGGGGGAGAGGCTGGCAGGCACCCTGGAGCTGATGAGGCGGGAGAGGCTGGTGGCCTTTCTCACCAAAAAAGAGGACTCCGATGACCTCGAGAGATAG